The Elusimicrobiota bacterium genome contains the following window.
GACCTCCCGCGCGCTGCTCGCCGTCCTGCTGCTCGCCGCCTCCGCCTCGGCCCAGACCGAGGTCAAGCTCGCCCTGACGGGCACGGCCGGCCAGCCGAACCCCGGGCTGGCCCTGCCCCCGTTCGAGGCCGAGGACCCCAAGGTCGCCGCCGACGCGCTGCTCGCCAAGGAGCTGCGCGAGGTCGTGCGCCAGGACCTGATGCTCTCCCGCCGCTTCGAGGTGACCGACGAGGACGTCGCCGCGGAGCCCGTGAAAGGCGCGACCTGGCGCCTGACCGCCAAGGCGTCGAAGAGCGCCGACAAGGTCTCCGTCCGCGTGAAGCTCGCCAACGCCGAGGGCGGCGAGACGGTGTTCGAGCGCTACTACCGCCAGGACGCGGCCTGGATGCGCGCGCTGGCCCACCGCATCGCCGACGACATCGTCAAGGCCGCGACGGGGCGCGACGGGATCGCGCGCACGCGCATCGCCTTCGCCAACAACAAGTCCGGCCACAAGGAGATCTGGGTCATGGACTACGACGGCGACTCGGTCAAGCGCCTGACCGACAACCGCTCGATCTCGCTGCTGCCGCGCTTCTCCCCCGACGGGCGCCGCCTGGCCTACACCAGCTACAAGGACGGCAACCCGGACCTCTGGTTCCTCGACCTCGAGACCGGCCACTCTAAGGTCTTCTCCAGCGAGCAGGGCCTCAACATCGCCGGCGGGTTCTCGCCCGACGGGACGAAGATCCTGATGACGCTGTCGAAAGGCAAGAGCCCCAACCTCTATTTAAAGGAGGTCGCGGGCGGGGCGGCCGAACGGCTGACCTCGCACTTCGGCGCCGACAGCACGCCGACCTTCTCCCCCGACGCGCGGCAGGTGGCGTTCATCTCCGACCGCTCCGGCAACCCTCAGATACACGTCCTCGACATCCCGACGAAGAAAGTCACGCGCCTGACGAGCCTCAACTGG
Protein-coding sequences here:
- a CDS encoding PD40 domain-containing protein; translated protein: MTSRALLAVLLLAASASAQTEVKLALTGTAGQPNPGLALPPFEAEDPKVAADALLAKELREVVRQDLMLSRRFEVTDEDVAAEPVKGATWRLTAKASKSADKVSVRVKLANAEGGETVFERYYRQDAAWMRALAHRIADDIVKAATGRDGIARTRIAFANNKSGHKEIWVMDYDGDSVKRLTDNRSISLLPRFSPDGRRLAYTSYKDGNPDLWFLDLETGHSKVFSSEQGLNIAGGFSPDGTKILMTLSKGKSPNLYLKEVAGGAAERLTSHFGADSTPTFSPDARQVAFISDRSGNPQIHVLDIPTKKVTRLTSLNWCDAPAWSPTGEWIAFAGRAHNKDKMDIFLVDITGGQLRQLTHGEGSNEDPAWSPDGRFLAFSSTRGKRAQVWVMDADGSAPRLMADVPGSSVTPHWSPVGR